A genome region from candidate division KSB1 bacterium includes the following:
- a CDS encoding nitronate monooxygenase family protein — translation MKIPKLQIGSISANIPIVQGGMGVRVSLASLASAVANQGGIGTISCVGLGDIKALADEYERTSREALVNEIHKARSMTDGHLAVNIMGVLSNADDLIKTSIQEGIKIIVFGAGLPTKLPALVQDPSVNLVPIISSARVAEFILRSWDKRYERIADGLILEGPLAGGHLGFSAEQLEHPEDYSLEKILPKVLEAIKPYEDKFGRKIPVITGGGIYNGKDIARMLSLGASGVQMGTRFVCTEECDVSQQFKQAYLEAGEDDIVIIKSPVGMPGRAINNRFLKDLEVKGKQKINCPYRCLTACKVKTAKYCIALALLNSYFGDVDHGLIFCGQNAHRVDKIITVKELIEELLCELEEA, via the coding sequence GTGAAAATTCCTAAACTTCAGATCGGAAGTATATCAGCAAATATACCTATTGTTCAAGGAGGTATGGGCGTCAGGGTTTCTCTTGCTTCGCTGGCTTCAGCAGTAGCAAACCAGGGCGGAATCGGCACAATTTCCTGTGTTGGTTTAGGGGATATCAAAGCTTTGGCAGACGAGTATGAAAGAACATCCAGGGAAGCATTAGTAAATGAGATCCACAAAGCCAGGAGTATGACTGATGGTCACCTTGCAGTAAACATCATGGGTGTACTCAGCAACGCGGATGATCTTATCAAAACTTCTATACAAGAAGGTATTAAAATAATTGTATTCGGCGCCGGATTGCCAACTAAACTTCCGGCTTTAGTCCAGGATCCCAGTGTAAACCTTGTGCCCATCATCAGTTCTGCTAGAGTTGCAGAATTTATCTTGCGATCATGGGATAAACGGTATGAAAGAATCGCCGATGGACTGATCCTGGAAGGGCCACTGGCCGGGGGACATCTCGGTTTTTCAGCAGAACAACTGGAACATCCGGAGGACTACTCCCTTGAAAAAATTTTGCCTAAAGTCCTGGAAGCTATTAAACCCTATGAAGATAAATTCGGAAGGAAAATACCTGTAATCACCGGAGGTGGTATATATAACGGAAAAGATATTGCCCGAATGCTTTCCCTGGGCGCTTCAGGTGTTCAGATGGGAACCCGTTTTGTTTGTACCGAAGAATGCGATGTGTCTCAGCAATTCAAGCAAGCCTATCTGGAGGCAGGAGAAGATGATATTGTTATTATTAAAAGTCCTGTTGGTATGCCTGGACGGGCGATAAATAATCGTTTTTTAAAAGACCTTGAAGTTAAAGGAAAGCAGAAAATAAATTGTCCTTATAGATGTCTTACTGCCTGTAAAGTCAAAACTGCGAAATATTGCATTGCACTGGCTCTGCTGAATTCCTATTTTGGTGATGTGGACCACGGCCTCATTTTCTGCGGGCAGAATGCGCATCGTGTTGATAAGATTATTACTGTTAAAGAACTTATTGAAGAACTTCTCTGCGAACTCGAAGAAGCATAA